From the genome of Brassica oleracea var. oleracea cultivar TO1000 chromosome C4, BOL, whole genome shotgun sequence:
AAAATTATCGTTTCGAGTCTTCGCGAAGGATATGTTTTGAGAAGATGTTAGTGCGTATGACTGTCTGGTCTTCCAAGAAAGTGTTTTTATCGAGGAAGAAAATTTCGTCGAAGAACGAATCTTCAGGCGTCTGCGACGTCTCCCGATGCTGAAGATTTGTTATTCTTTCGTATGCCGCATTTCGTGCGGGCTTGAAGATGTTTCGCGATGTTGCACGGGATTAGTCATAGCCATGCGTTTGGGAAACATTATGGTTTGACTACGGATGTTCGCAGCCAGAATTGTTGTTCATATTTGGATTTGATTTGCGGTCGAGGAGTTAGGACCAAGGGGTTGCGTAAATTTGTCCCCGGAAAGAGGCATCCTCCTATACCGTGCTTTGTGTGGTGTTGGCCTTCCGAGATTTCTTTCGTGTCTATTTGAGGATGTTCCGTATAGCTATAGGAGCTCTGTTACGAGTTTTCCTTACATGCCGCATTTTATGAGTAAAACACAGCAGGCTTAAAGTGAATCATAGTGTATGGAACTTGGTCGATTTTTTGATAAGTGGAACCTTTCTGTTAACTGTTTGGTTGTTAGGACTGACTTTTGTTATGACGAATTTACCGTATGATTCCCGTTTTTGGGTGATACGATAACTGTTTGTGTAATCGTTACTTGGCTTTTCAAGACAAATTCCGGATTACCGTTTAGCCGTCAAGTTATTGGAGCGGTGGTCGCTCAATTGTTTTGGCTTTGCATGAAGGTTGTGCTCAGCTTTATAGCCAAGGACGTTGTTGCCAAAGGATTAGACCATGACAATTTCGTGTTGTCAATAAGGTCAAGTCGGTTAGAATCGTCCCTAAAGGGGATGCTGTAACCTAGTTCGGCTTCGAAGGAAAGGCGTAATTGGGCAAGTGACGAATTGCGTTTATCGAGATTGATAGGCCGAGTATGAACATGGTGGTAGAAAACGTTTTTCCACTTTAGGGTTAATTTATACGATGAAAGTTTCGTATAATGTTTCCTTTATTTGTATGGAAGTTGTTTCCTTTGTTTCCGAGGGAGATAAAGCCTAAGAATCTGGATACAGAGCCCGTGCGGAGTCAGTTGCGGGGTGATTTCCTGCTCGGACTAGACCAAGCGGAATGAGAGCGGATGCCAGTGAGTCGCGGGGATAAAGAATGAGACCTTTCAGATCGTGGTGCGAGGAAGTAAAGTTTATATTGGTCGTCCAATTTCGGATCATACAGCTTGGTTTTTGCTATAAGGAAAGTACTTTTTCGTAAAACCTGTTACGTTTACTTTCGAAAGTTACTTCGTATGACATGATCTGATTATACGAAGGATTTTTTGTCGACGAGAGGGGAGGACGTGTTCTCTTTGTCGTATTTTCTGTTACTTTTGCTCTTGATTTTGCTTTGTCGCAAATGTTTTTGATGTTTCTCCGTGAGTCGGTTGGTTCAACGGAAAATGAGAGTGATGCGTTGATCCCTGAAGATTTCTCGTATAATGATTCTTATACGAAACTCGTTTTATCAAATCGGAAAAGATCTTTATGACTTCAGAAAATCATCGACTTTAATTCTGAAGTTTGGCAGAGGTTTTCTAAACGAATGATTGCGATGATAGATGCTGTATAGTCTTTGAGAATTTTTCCAACATGGTTTGGATCAGTTCCTAGCATTTAGACGAATCTCAGATTGTCGTTTGCTTTTAGGATGATCTTGACGAGACATCGCATTGTATGAATATTTTTCCGCATATTTCTACGAGAGTTTGCTTTGTCGAAAGCAATTTCTTGTCGTAAGCGTTTTCTTGATCTTGACGAGACATCGCATTGTTTGAATATGTTTTTGAAGTATGGGAGCATACGAGTATAGTATACGCACCTACTCCGTCCCTTTTTTCTCGAGGAATAGAATGATCGATAGTCCGAGTCGGTTTGAAGACGACGCTTTGACTGTGATTTGGTTGTTTCCAGGTTGAAGACTTGGAATATGTCGGTTCCGAGAGAATTGCCAGAAACGAATCGGTTTTAAGACGACGTTCATGTCTCTAGTTTTTTCTCTCCTTAGGAAGCGAGCTTGATATGCGTGGCGATCGTTTCTCGATTTTCGGTGAGTAGATCGGTTTGCAAGATCAAGACAAGAAAAATCACCTAAGACTTAGTTCGCTAGACTATCCACCTAAGTTTTACGTTCCCTATAGTTCTATGACAGTCTCAAAGGCGTTATTATTTCTTAGTAATTTCCTACGAAAACTCCAAGTCTGATTTCAAAAATTTCAAGTCGCAAATACCTTAGTTCTCTCGAAGATGCAGTTTTGTCTCTTTTTAGTTTTGCTTGCTCATTTCCCCTTCCTCTTCTCGTGTATGTTTGCCTTTTTTGGTATTGGTGTTTATCCTTTGAAACTTGACATTTATCTTCCGAACTTGATTGATACGACGTCAAAAAAGGTTCAACGTAATCGTATAGTTGAGGCGGATAAGGTGTTAAGTTAACCGTTGCCGATTTATATAATTAATCTGAATCCACACGAGAAAACAAGTCTTTGCGTTTTTTTTTATCGTAAAGTTTCAATGGTAACTCCAATCGAGACGAAACAAGAGACGTTTCGATAGAGATAGAAACCAGCGGAGGCCGAGTTGTGGAAGACGGTCAATTCCATGATTGTAGGATGGATACGAGCCTCAATCTCGTCTATGGTGCGATCGACAGTGACATTCATACCAGACGCATTCAAGATGTGGAGTGACCTAAAGAGAAGGTTTTCGATTGGAAACGCTGTGCGTGTTCATCAACTTAAAGTAGAGCTGGCAGCTTGTAAACAAGACGGATCGACTGTCTTGGACCATTTTGGCCGGCTTTCATCAAAGTGGGAAGAGCTGTTGAGCTATAAACCACTTCCGACATGTACCTGTGGAGCTTCTGAGAAGAATACCAAGGATTATGAAGAGGAGAAGGTCCATATGTTTCTCATAGGACTCGGCGATGCAAGGTTTAGCAACGTCTGCACCAACATCAATGGGATGGATCCATTGCCAGACCTGAACTCAGTCTACCAAAGAGTTGTGCGAGAAGAAAGAAGGCTTCTGAGTCTTGTGTGGAGAAAAAACAGGATGCAGTTGGCTTTATGACCAGGTTTGAGGAGACGCAAGGAGACAACGCCAACATGACTGGACCGACTGCTGCTGCTGCCACAAGGGGCCGTGGAGGCGTAGTCTATTCTCACTGTGGAAGAACAGGACACGAAAAAAAGAATGTTGGCAAATCATTGGGTTTCCTGATTGGTGGACAGAGAGGAACAAAGGAGGAGATCGAAATGGATGTGGAAGAGGAAGCAGGGGTCGTGGACGTGGTCAAGCACGATCAAATGCAATGCAGGCTCACGCTTCAAGTGGTCAGGCTCTGACAGCAGAACAATGGGCATCGCTAACGGCGTTACTGGAACAGCAAAAGCCAAACCCAATTCCGGAGAAGCTTAATGGTAAGAAACAAACCGGAGATGTTATCCTAGACACTGGAGCATCACACCACATGACTGGTGATGCTAGATTGCTCAGCGATATGAATGACGTGGTGGGGTGTCCAGTGCGGTTCGCTGATGGAAGTCAGGTGCAAGCCACACGAAATGGTGTACTGCGACTTTCAGAGAAGATAACGTTGACTCATGTCTTTTAGTCCCTGACTTGAATTGCACGTTATTGTCTGTAGCAAAGTTGCTGAAACAGACAGGCTGTCTTGCTATGTTTTCTGACACATTGTGTGTTTTGCAGGACCGTTTTACGAGGATCCTGATTGGAACCGGTGAAGAATGGGACGGTGTGTATGTTTATCGGGATGTTACAGTTCGTCGAGGTCTCAGAGTAAAGGGAGCAGAGGACAAGGCTTTGTGGCATCGTAGACTGGGGCATCCATCTTTTGGTGTTTTGAGTTGTTTACCTTTTGTTTCGTGTGTTTCGAATCACTCTGACAAGTTTGGAGGATGTGATATCTGTTTTAAATCAAACCAAACTCGTGGTGTGTTTTCAAAAAGTTATAATAAAGCTTCAGTTCCTTTTGAATTAACATGTTGACTTATGGGGACCTTATAGAGAACCAGCGTCATGCGGAGCCGTTTACTTTCTGATGATAGTCGACGACTGCGCACGTGCTGTCTGGATTCATTTGCTGTTGGAGAAATCCAATTAAAAATAGTGTTGCCGAACTTCTGTTCTTTTGCTCAGCGACAGTTTGGACGTCCCGTTCAAGTAGTTCGTAGTGACAATTGGACAGAGTTCTTGTGTCTGTCGAAATACTTTGCAGAAAACGGCATTGTACATCACACCTCCTGTGTAGTGACACCACAACAGAACGGTAGAGTAGAGAGGAAGCACCGGCATATTCTCAATGTGTCAATATCGATCATGTTTCAGGCGAACCTTCCCATTAAGTTCTGGGGTGAGAGTGTACTAACCGCAGCACACCTCATCAATCAAACTCCCTCCAGTCTCTTAAATGGGAAATCTCCGTATGAGTGTCTGTATGGAAAGCCTCCGTCGTATGATAGAATCAAAATGTTTGGTTGTCTCTGTTACGCACACAAATCATCTCGCGACAAAGACAAGTTCAAAGCAAGGAGTAGAAGATGCATCTTTGTCGGGTATCCATTTGGTAAGAAAGTATGGAGGTTGTATGATCTGGAGAACGACGAATTCTTTGTGTCACGGGACGTGGAGTTCGCTGAGTCGTCGTTCCCATACCTAGATGATCAAACCAGCGTGCCTGCGAAGTCACCATCTCAGTCTCCAATCGTGGAAGTTCACGATAATATCGAGCCAGTTCCGGAGTCTAGGGGGAGTAATTCTGAATCGATGGAAGAGACGCAGGGAGATGCGGAACATACAGAGCCTGCAGCAGAGACAGTGGAGTCTGCAGGTCCAGAAACCGAGCTCGCAAGTCCAGAAGCAGAGCATACTTCAGAGGTTCTGGTTGCAGAAACAGAGCAACCTGCAGTAGCTGAAACATAACATAATCTTGGCAGGGGTCATCGTGTTCCGGTGCCTTCAGTGAAGCTTCGTGACTACTTCACATACAATGCGCATTGTAGTCCTGATAAACACAGCACACTCCCAGTTCATCCCGCGTCGTCTCGGCACTCGGAAGCGAGTGCAGGTAAAACAGCTTCTTCCTATCCCATTACGGCTTATGTCACTGATGCGGTGTTCTCAGAAAGACATCAAGCCTTTCTTGCAGCCATCTCCTCAGGTGTGGGGCCGCTAAATTGGATAGAAGCAATGCTCGATCCTATATGGAACGGAGCTATGTCAACAGAAGTGGGTGCCTTGGAAGAACAGAGAACTTGGGACATTACAGAGTTGCCTAAAGGTAAGAAGGCACTGGCATGCCAATGGGTGTATAAGTACAAGTACAACGCAGGCGGGACAGTGGAGAGGCCCAAGGCACGACTTGTTGTATGCGGTAACAGGCAAGTAGAAGGAGAAGATTATGGCGAAACGTTCGTGCCTGTGGCGAAGATAACGACAGTCCGCACACTGTTGGAAGTGGCTGTTGCGAGGAACTGGGAGGTGCATCAGATGGATGTGCACAATGCTTTCCTGCACGGAAACTTGGAAGAAGAAGTATATATGAAGATGCCCCAAGGTTTCTATGGCGACAGTCCTACGAAAGTGTGTAAGCTGAGAAAATCATTTTATGGCTTGAAGCAGGCACCGCGCTGCTGGTTCGCTAAGCTCACGTCTGCTCTTAAGAAGTTCAGATTCAAAAAATCATACTCTGATTATTCCCTGTTTACGCACATCAAAGGTGGCCGAAGTCTACGCGTTCTCATCTATGTAGATGATCTGATAATCGCTGGTGATGACTTGAACATGATGTCGATGTTCAAGGGTTACTTGAGTGAGTGGTTCAAGATGAAGGATCTGGGTAAAGCAAAGTACTTCCTTGGTATCGAAATAGCACGAGGGCCGATGGGAATGTTTCTTTCGCAGAGGAAGTACGCTCTCGACATAGTGGCAGAATCTGGGCTGTTGGGTTGAAAGCCAGTAGCAACGCCTATTGAGCAGAATCATAAGTTGTTGGCGGACAAGGGACCCTTCTATCGTAACCCGGTGAGGTTCAGGATAATTGTTGGTCGACTGGTGTATCTCGCGATCACAAGACCTGAACTGAGCTACGCAATCCATGTCTTGTCACAAGTAATGCATAAGCCAAGAGAGGCCCATTGGGACGCAGTGGTGCTTGTTCTCAAGTATCTTAAGGGATGTCCAGAACAAGGAATTATGTTGAAGGCGGTCAGTGATCTGCGTATAAGAGATTTCTGCGATTCGGATTGGGCTTCATGTCCGTTGTCGAGAAGGTCGCTGTCTGCATTTGTTGTGTTGTTGGGAGACTCACCTATTTCCTGGAAGACCAAGAAGCAGGACACTGTGTCTCATTCCTCTGCAGAAGCAGAGTATAGGGCGATGGCGGCGACACTGCAAGAGTTGAAGTGGTTGAAACGTTTGTTGGGAGATTTTGGAGTGAAACACAGTGATCCTATGCAAATGTTTTGCGATAGTAAATCGGCCATATACATAGCTACGAATCCTGTGTTTCACGAGAGGACGAAACACATCGAGCCAGACTGTCATAGTGTTCACGATGCAGTTAAGGATCGGTTGATCACATTTCATCATGTGCGGACAACGGAGCAACTGGCCGACATAATGACAAAGGCCTTAGGGAGTTCATCGTTTCACTATCTACTGAAAAAGTTGGGCGTTCGTAACTTGCACGCACCAACTTGAGGGGGAGTGTTAAGAGTGGTTTAGGATTGGTCTGGTTCTGTGAAGATCTCGTTGGATATTGAGTTGGTTGTGATAATTACAATGTATTATGATAAGGCTTAGGTAGTTGTAGATATAGCCAAATCTTCGTCAACAGATATTGTAATCATGTATATGTACTCGACGTATGTGAATAACAATAACAACATTTTCCGTAACACATTCTCTCTGAGTTTACATGTATCTGTTCTACTTGATTGTAATAGAGCCTGTCAATTTTCAGAGGGGAAATGGCATTCCTTGGTATGGAAGCCGTCATAATTGCAGCTTGCGGCAGTCCGAAAGGATTAGAAACATCTAGATTGAGAGTATTGTTTATAGTTGTCCAGTTTGGATGGGAGTAAGAGTACCATATACGATCATGGACATCATCAGGATACCTGACATCGGCAAGAGCTTGTATCAAGAATATAAAAACTTTTCATTTATTATAACGGTTAATGGAATAAAAGGTCAAAATCTGATATGCAATCTACCACTGAATTGTCGACAAATAAAGATAAGTCATATGGTCAGTGAACTTACCGTACTTCTTCATAAGAGTCTCTAAGAAGCGCTCGGTAAATTGACACCAGGGAGCCGTTTTTGGTACCATATATATTCTTACTCAATGGCCGAAGTTCTAAGGCTGATATGAATGGCGTTGTTGTGTCTGTCTTAACAAGAAAAACCTTCAAAGTGTTTGGTTTTGCGGTGTGTATGATTTCTTCAAAATGACTCCTTTTACCGATGAATACATTGATTCCCAATTTTTATCAGGTTCATCTTGATCGGATACTGTTACCCACAGAGTCCTATCGATAAACAGATCGAATTTCGGGTGAGTCTCCTGACCATCGTAGTTTCCATATAAGAACACAGCTCTGATCAGATACCGATTTTCTTGCATGACATTTAGGTTATAGCAGTTTCGTTTCTTGATTGGAAAGTATCTTAGAGTTTCATACGGCTTGAGCGTCTCTGCCTCATCTTTATGGATTCTACCACTTATCCCACCCTCAACGAAATATTCATCAGACGAGAATGTTATTCCGGTTCTTGATTCTGTATAAGGAGGCTCGTTAGCAGATAACCCACAGTCCAAGCTGAAGAATCCTGGTTAAAGTAGAAACTAGAGTTCATACTGATTCCGAGTGAAAGCAATATATTAAGGTGAGAAAATTATAAATATTACCTTCTGGACCCTGACCAAGAACAAGCTGTAAAATGGCAAACAACCCTAGCAACGATAATAAGAGTTGATGACTATTCATCCTCTGTTTGCTTCCCAGGATGTAAGGAACTCTTTTTGTGGACAATGTAACTAAGACCACCTCCATCGGGGGTCTTTTAAAAGTGCTTCTAAACAGAAGTGAAAAAAAAAAATGAAAAAGCCCAAAAAAGATGAACCGCTGCTTAACTTGGGCCTTTTAGAGCCGTTATGAATCCCTAACGTGTCAGTTTGGTATTGGACAGCCCCCACCGACTTCATCAGCTTCGGCGAGATGCTCATCGACTTCGTCCCCACCGAGTCCGGCGTCTCCCTCGCCGAGGCTCCAGGTTTCCTCAAAGCTCCCGGCGGCGCTCCGGCTATCGTCGCCATCGCCGTTTCTCGCTTCGGTGGACGATCCGCCTTCGTCGGAAAACTCGGCGACAACGAGTTCGGCGACATGTTAGCTGGGATCCTGAGGAAAAACGGCGTCGCTGATCAGGAGTTTAACTTCGATACCGGAGCCAGAACCGCCTTGGCGTTCGTGACGTTGAAGGCCGACGGTGATCGGGAATTTATGTTTTACCGGAATCATAGCGCCGATATGTTGCTCTGTCCCGATGAACTCAACCTCGAGCTCATCAGATCGGTACGTAAATCTCTTCTCTCTCTATCCCTCATGATATTCAAGAGATCCAGATGGAAGTAGAGATTCATAGTGTAGTTTTTTTTAATTTTCGTATAGAGTTAAAGAGATGTGTAAGTATATGGAATCGGTGATTATTGATTGCTCTGAATAACGTAGAAGATGATCTCACTCACTCTAATGGGATATGTATCAATTAATGCTAACTAACGGTGACTTTTGTTATCTTCCTCTTGAGGTTATGATGAAGATCAGAAGAGAGAAGCTTCAAGAGAAAGCAAGGATGGAGGGAAGGATGAAACTCAGATGGTAGTATCTGAATTTAGCTTCACATGATCACACCAATTCTACTTCGTTTAGCCTTTTATCTGATCTAGCAGAAGTCTCTGTTTTGAAGGAACTTGACTTTTACTCATGCACCGTTTTGACTTGTTAGTAGTGTTCGAGTTATGGGTTTGAGTTCAAGTCTTTTCCTAGTACAATGATCTTTTTATTGTTTGACTCTTGGTTTTTGTGTTGCCACGTTTCATCAGCTCTGATTCCGTTGAGTGAGTTCTCGGAAGCTGCAGTGATGAAGAAGTATGGAGTGAAGCCAGATGCTGAAACCCTTGACATTGCCAACACTGCCGCTAGGCAGAAATCTGTAAGCTTCTTCTTTCCCTTTTTTTTTTGGATGGATGAATCTCTCTTCAAAGCCTTGTCAAACGCTAACCGTGGCCTTGGTGGCCTTAAGAGGTAAAAAGATTCCTCCTCTTTCTCCAATTCCTCAACATCTCAAGCTTGGTTTACACATATTGATAAGTATGTCAAAATCTTACCTTTTTATTTGCAGGATGATAATGGGAAGTGTAAGCAACCACGTTGTGAACAACGTCGCATGCCATGTTACCGCCGTGAAGGCTCACCACTGAGCTCTGTTTTGATATTGCTCGGGGAACCTGATAACCGGTGTATGTCCTAAGATTTGTGTATCGTAATCTGTATTCTCAACTCTTGTGTGACTTGCATCATTGTGCATAAAAAATAAAGTTTTTAAGAACCTCAAAGAGGTTCTGCCATTGGACCATGGAAAAATTAATTATACTAACAAGGGTTCTAAACTTCTCAAATCACAAAATTAACTACTAAATTATTCATTAGAACCCTTAATGGGTTCTGATACAAGCCTAAGCTGACAAAGGCTAGATCACAAGGCAACAAGAGTTGTCAAGCTTGAATGGGTCGATTGTCGCCACAAAGGGTTGCGGAAGTATCCCTTTGATAAGACCAGAAGCCTGCGCCTATGTGAATCCACACAAAGACAGAGACCTACACTTGTATCCTAGAATGAATCCACAAACTAAGGAGACAAGCAAACGAACAAGAAATCTAAAGGAATCCACCTAAAGACTAATTGAACAAAACAAAGACAAACTTTGTAAACTGAATAATACTTTATTAATTTCGTGCAAGGGTGATTTACAAATGAGACTTAGCTCAGTTTAAATAGAAAAGAACACAAATGCCTAAAAGAATAACTTGGAAAGAAATAATAAGTGAAAAACTAGCCGTTGGACTTAGTTGGTGCAGAATCTGTCCATGTATGGAAGTTGTCTTCTCTCCTTGTATCTTGTGAGTTTGGGCAGAAAGAAATGCATCCTTGGGATCTCCTTTGATGTCTGGATAGTCTCTAATTCGTGCCTGAACAGAAGGGGAAAGAGCCGTTGGTCTTCAATAACTCCAAGTGTGAATGCATCCATGTAAGGTAAGTTGACAAATAAGGGATTCATCTTGATCATGTGGCTGCTGGTGCATGGTAGAAACTCTCCCACTGCTCTTAGATGTAATGAATGATCTCCTGGTTTCCACACGTGAGTTTGAGTTGCACACTCCTTAAGCAAAGAATTACTTTCCTTAATTAGAACCAATTCGGATGCAGTGTAGATAGCCTGACTTGTAACTGGCATATCTCCTAAATCATTACTCCTTTTGGTTTGAAACCAATTCGGTTCGTGCTATGGTTGAGTTTAAAATCTATAGCAACTGGTTTCACGGTTAAATTCCTCATGGTTGCATAGATATCCTTCTTTGAGTGCACCTATGTCGCTGCTGGCTCCAATGTAGCTTTTATGGTTGATCTCATGAGTTGGTGGTCCAGCTACTGACTTGAGGTCCTCATCAGGTTCTTACCAATGGAGTTGCTCTAACAAACTCCAAGTGCCACCGTCCAATATAAAAATTATTAATAGTATATAATAATTAAAAATATTTCTTTATCAAATGTAAATAAAGAACAGGTCAATCATAACAACAACATGCTGGCCTTAATGTTCAATGTGAAGGAGAAATATTCATGAAGAAACGTGTACACAACACACCGCCAATGGTTCTGGCACACAGATAGTATATATAGTAATAAATCAACTGCTTCTGTTACGGAATGGTTGAAGCGGCAGTACCGACAAGATGTGACTGGGTCACAAATACGATTGCACGCGGACATATAAATTTTGAAGGAGAAATGCACGATTCTTCTGATGGAACAGTGTTGAAAACATTTTAATGAGATATATTCTAATTTAGTTGTGAAAAGTCATAATATTTATCTAGGATTAGCAACTATATAGATTTAATCAGTTGGTACGAGTGAAGCCCACTCGGTCTGGCCAGCAATCTTAACTCCGTGTACCTTCTTACCTCTCGATATGTATGAAAAAAAAATATTTCTTTACTAGTTTCATGGCCAAGACATACAAAGAAAAGCATTGATATATATTCACAACCGTTAATTGAAAAATTACAAAGTTTGGGGAGTAACTGGATAGAAGCATATGATATCCGGAGGAATCAAAATTTCACGATGCGAGGCACATTAATGTGGATAATTAATGACTTTTTCACCTATGGCATAATGTCAGGTTGGAAAACTCAAGGTCGTTTAACTTGTCTATGCTGTCTAGATGTTAAAAAGTCATTTTAGTTACAGCATAGTTGGTTTGACTGTCATCGAATGTTTATTCCCATGAATCATTTTTAGAGTAGAAATTTCCAAGCGTTTGGAGGGGGGAAAGACAAAAGCGATCATATCCTGCCTAAATATTGAAAGGGTCCTTTTTTAAAACCCGAAAAACCGAAACCGAACCTGGCCCGCACCGAGAACCGAATTAGTTTTCGTACAGATCCAAAAACATATATATATATATATATATATATATAAAATATTGATTATAATTATAATTATAACAATATTAAAATTCTAAAATTATAAATCAAATATATTAGTTATTTTGAGTAATTGTAGATAAAATTGGATGTTTTGGATACAAAAATACCCAAATAACATTGTATTCATGGTTACTTTAGGACAAAATAACCAATTTGAACAATATATATTGATTATCTTTGATTTTTTAGTTATTTTCAGATAATTTGAAAAGTTTATATATAAAATATCCGAGTCAAATCGAGTAATTTGGTTATTTTGGGTAATAACCAAATCCATTTGGACTCGGAAGGTACGACTCAAATCCGATCTTTTTTCCTATAATACCCGAATAGGACTATTTTTTTAACCTTTAAAACAAATACACGAATGGATCGTATCCATATCCGAAAGGGTGTCCAAAGGCCTAGACTTAGTTGTAATCCCCTATATATTAATCATGAAGCTTTAAAACATGTTATCATTGCCACGTGTCATCACTAGGATTATTCTTAGAATCCTTAGAAAAATAAATTGGTACATACAAATATATATATTATTATACTTTTTATTAAACTAAACTATCAAATTGATTAGTACACTACAGGAAATGTGGGTATTAATAGCATCGTAGCATAGCGTTTTTGGCATTTCTACTATTGTATACCAACACTGGCCTTTATAATAGCGTTTATAAAATTTAAAAGCTATGTTTGTAATCGCGGGAAAACAGAATAATTCAGCCGCGTTAATTTGGTAAGTGGAGGCGCCTTACCATTGCAAATCAAAAAATAAATGCTATCGTATATGAAAAAATATATTAAAAAGTACTTAAGTTAAAATCGAAACCCTTTTCTCTTCACTCTCTTCACATTCCACTAGAATCGAAACTTTTTGTTCTTCATAATTTCGAAGAAAATCCCGAGAGTTCTCTCGAATCGAAGCTTCAATTGGTATGAGTCTCGATTTGATTCTGAGTTTAGATTAGAAAGTTTCCTCCATGATTTTGATTGGTATCTCTTCGATTTGATTCTATGTTTGTGTGAACATGCATGTCGATTGGTATCTCTTCGATTCGAATCTCTTTTGATTTTAGGTTTCGATTTTGATTGTGGGTTTCGATTTTGATTCATGTGAAAGTTTGTGATTTTGCCGATTTTTATTTTGGGTTTCTATTCTTATTTTCTGTTAACACATGCATGTCCAAGTTTGTGATGTTCGGTTTAGATTTTGATTTTGATTTTGGGTTTTTATTTTACTTTGATCGAATTTGTTCTTTGTTTATCAGTTTCAGAAATGGCAAAGACAAGAGGAGGATGAAAAGTTGGTTCTCGTCGGAGTAGACGTAATCAAGGCTTGAAGGTAGTAGATCCAACTCCACAAGCAACAACACTAAAAGTGAAGAAAAGAACAACAAAGAAAACGACTACCCCAAAAAAGAATTTAGTTCTAACGCCAACGAGAAGAAGTAGTAGAATCAAGAAAGTGGCTGCTCAAGATGATAAGGTAGAAGATGTAACTCTTGATGAAGATGATGAGGTAGAAGATGTAACACCTGCTCAAGATGATGAGGTAGAAGATGAGGCTGATCAGGCTGAGAAGGCAATGTCTGAAGATGATATAGACGATGCTAGGATAGAAGGAGGGGATGAAGAAGATGGAGTACTCAATGAGAAAGAAAATGAAGAAGAAGCGGCCAATATGAAAGATGATGGAGTTCTCAATGAGAAAGGGAACGAAGAAGAAGCTCTCGATATGGAAGAAGATGGAGTTAGCAATGAGAAAGGGAACGAAGAAGAAGGTCTCAGTATGGAAGAAGATGGAGTTAGCAATGAGAAAGGGAACGAAGAAGAAGCTCTCAATATGGGAGAAGATGGAGTTAGCAATGC
Proteins encoded in this window:
- the LOC106340012 gene encoding probable fructokinase-1 isoform X1, producing MLIDFVPTESGVSLAEAPGFLKAPGGAPAIVAIAVSRFGGRSAFVGKLGDNEFGDMLAGILRKNGVADQEFNFDTGARTALAFVTLKADGDREFMFYRNHSADMLLCPDELNLELIRSVMMKIRREKLQEKARMEGRMKLRW
- the LOC106340012 gene encoding probable fructokinase-1 isoform X2, coding for MLIDFVPTESGVSLAEAPGFLKAPGGAPAIVAIAVSRFGGRSAFVGKLGDNEFGDMLAGILRKNGVADQEFNFDTGARTALAFVTLKADGDREFMFYRNHSADMLLCPDELNLELIRSIRREKLQEKARMEGRMKLRW
- the LOC106338528 gene encoding uncharacterized protein LOC106338528 — encoded protein: YLNLASHDHTNSTSFSLLSDLAEVSVLKELDFYSCTVLTSLIPLSEFSEAAVMKKYGVKPDAETLDIANTAARQKSVSFFFPFFFWMDESLFKALSNANRGLGGLKRMIMGSVSNHVVNNVACHVTAVKAHH